The proteins below come from a single Anaerobaca lacustris genomic window:
- a CDS encoding lamin tail domain-containing protein, which yields MVGDVKSLVLAVLLVLIGGTQAQSSIVINELLASNSQGARNPQGQAADWIELYSTADVPVDIGGMYLTDDSQNPTRWQVPAGTIVAPNGYVLIWADGAVDGEGLHASFKLSADGEEVALFDVDGVTRIDHIVFGPQRTDVSFGRYPDGTGEFRFLGYPTPGRQNVVVYDGFLSEPKVSHERGFYSAPFEVTITCDTPDAVIYYTRDGSEPFSQARDVPGGTVYKEPILVFRTTCLRVMAYKPGWRPSEIVTHSYIFLDDVLNQPRYPGGFPTTWGSTVVDYAMDGRVVNDPAYAPTIKDDLKSVPSVSVVLDNEDFFGAQRGIYANLSGRGVNWERAASIEWIDPIKGEDFQVNAGLRVHGSQYGRTSSVAKHSLRMLFKNEYGPSKLRYPLFADTDVETFESLVLRSIWNYSWFGDSTACGGMGTAHADYLRDQFCRDTVRDMGRLAPHSRGVHGYVNGLYWGMFIFVERPDDGFCAEHLGGEKQDYDVLVADGNMEVKTGDLQAWNTLFRLAAGNVSATAAYEEIQQYVDIPTMIDYMLMIYYVGSRDAPVLLCNDRVPRNFYAVRRRAPAGPFLFVPWDVEWSLESPTVNRVNIVGQSNPHYLIDRLMANEDFRVRMADHIYKRFFNDGVLTPGASIERYMARADEIHGAIVGESARWGDSRRSQPYTRDVEWLAERDRLVNNYFPVRTDVVMNQLRQAGFYPSISPPQFYVDGRYQYGGPVRSSAALTMTASAGEIWYTTDGSDPRVPGSGGGSGTEMTLVPEEAAKRVTVPTGPVDSAWRGGAAFDDSAWIGGTGGVGYERSTGYEPYFQIDLLDAMYGVNSSCYIRIPFEVAASDLADLSSLVLKARYDDGFIAYINGVEACRMMFDGSPTWNSSATANHSDLDAVELEPFNASAALGALRVGRNILAIQGLNAGSTSSDFLISVELIAGKGGLTATPSGVSPTALRYSRAWMLARSTPVKARTLSGTTWSALADAVFAVGPVAEGLRISEIMYNPIDPNAEYVELTNVGDETINLNLVQFARGIDFAFGDVELLPGHYVLVVRDLAVFEATYGDGLPVAGQYGGRLDNAGERIELRDAAGEVICDFRYRDDWYGITDGLGFSLTVRDPGAEKSLNDKDAWRPSARAGGSPGFDDTAIVPDLGAVVINEILTYPGPGESDWIELHNTTDEAIDLGGWFLSDNASDLMRYEIAAGTVLEAGGYLVFGQDETFGNASDPGCRVPFGLSRNGETLYLHSGENGELTGYSVQEKFGASEIGVSLGRHHKSTGGVDFVPLSVPTPGVANAAPKVGPVVISEIMYNPVAPDQVQYVELRNISGEPVMLYDEILGVPWRFSANPDNPQIELLFPGDEPVILAPGGCLLVVKDMLGFSLAYSVSDEVAVLAWGRGTLSAGATIELAMPGAVAADGEVAWIPVDRVAYSDGSHPADLPAGVDPWPAEADGQGLCLHRIDPMAYGNDPANWQAAPPGPGALN from the coding sequence ATGGTCGGCGACGTGAAATCCCTCGTCCTTGCGGTCCTGCTGGTGTTGATCGGCGGGACGCAGGCCCAATCCTCCATTGTCATCAACGAGCTGCTGGCCTCGAACAGCCAGGGAGCCAGGAACCCGCAGGGACAAGCTGCCGACTGGATCGAGTTGTACAGCACAGCGGACGTCCCGGTGGACATCGGCGGCATGTACCTGACGGACGATTCTCAGAATCCCACGCGGTGGCAGGTTCCCGCCGGTACGATCGTCGCTCCCAACGGATACGTTCTGATCTGGGCCGATGGCGCTGTGGACGGCGAGGGGCTCCACGCGAGCTTCAAGCTCAGTGCCGACGGCGAGGAGGTTGCGCTGTTCGATGTCGACGGCGTCACACGGATCGATCACATCGTGTTTGGCCCGCAGAGGACGGATGTTTCGTTCGGCCGCTACCCCGACGGGACCGGGGAATTCCGCTTCCTGGGATACCCCACGCCGGGACGCCAGAACGTCGTGGTTTATGACGGCTTCTTGTCCGAGCCGAAGGTCTCGCACGAGCGGGGCTTCTACAGCGCGCCGTTTGAAGTGACGATCACCTGTGACACGCCCGACGCGGTCATCTACTACACGCGCGACGGCAGCGAGCCGTTTTCGCAGGCCCGGGACGTTCCAGGTGGGACGGTGTACAAGGAGCCGATTCTCGTCTTCCGTACGACCTGCCTTCGCGTGATGGCGTACAAACCTGGATGGCGGCCCTCGGAGATCGTCACACACAGTTACATCTTCCTCGATGATGTTCTGAATCAGCCGAGGTATCCGGGTGGATTCCCCACCACGTGGGGATCGACCGTTGTCGACTATGCCATGGACGGGCGCGTGGTTAACGATCCGGCCTACGCGCCGACGATCAAAGACGATCTCAAGAGCGTTCCTTCCGTGAGCGTGGTGCTGGACAACGAGGACTTCTTCGGGGCCCAGCGGGGCATCTACGCCAATCTGTCGGGCCGCGGAGTCAACTGGGAGCGTGCCGCCTCGATCGAATGGATCGATCCGATCAAGGGCGAGGATTTCCAGGTCAACGCCGGGTTGCGGGTCCACGGCAGCCAATACGGCCGGACCAGCAGCGTCGCGAAGCACTCGCTCCGAATGCTGTTCAAGAACGAGTATGGTCCATCGAAACTGAGGTATCCGCTCTTTGCCGATACCGATGTTGAGACGTTCGAGTCTCTGGTGCTTCGGAGTATCTGGAACTACTCGTGGTTCGGCGACAGCACGGCCTGCGGCGGCATGGGGACCGCCCACGCCGATTACCTGCGCGACCAGTTCTGCCGGGACACGGTCCGCGACATGGGCCGGCTGGCCCCGCACAGCCGAGGGGTCCACGGCTACGTCAACGGGCTCTACTGGGGGATGTTCATCTTCGTCGAGCGGCCCGATGACGGGTTCTGCGCCGAGCACCTGGGCGGCGAGAAGCAGGACTACGACGTATTGGTCGCTGACGGCAATATGGAGGTCAAGACGGGTGATCTCCAGGCGTGGAACACGCTGTTTCGCCTGGCCGCAGGCAACGTGAGCGCGACCGCTGCCTATGAGGAGATCCAGCAGTACGTCGATATCCCGACGATGATCGACTACATGCTGATGATCTACTATGTGGGCAGCCGGGACGCCCCCGTGCTGCTGTGCAACGATCGCGTGCCGCGCAATTTCTATGCAGTGCGCCGGCGCGCGCCGGCCGGCCCGTTCCTCTTCGTGCCGTGGGACGTCGAGTGGAGCCTCGAATCGCCGACCGTCAATCGCGTCAATATCGTCGGCCAGTCCAATCCCCACTATCTGATCGACCGGTTGATGGCCAACGAGGACTTCCGCGTGCGAATGGCCGACCACATCTACAAGCGATTCTTCAACGACGGTGTGCTTACTCCCGGCGCGTCCATCGAACGCTATATGGCGAGGGCCGACGAGATCCACGGCGCCATCGTCGGCGAATCGGCCCGGTGGGGCGACAGCCGACGCTCGCAGCCCTACACGCGTGATGTGGAATGGCTTGCCGAGCGAGATCGCCTGGTCAACAACTACTTCCCCGTTCGCACGGACGTCGTGATGAACCAGCTCAGGCAGGCGGGTTTCTATCCATCGATCTCGCCGCCGCAGTTCTACGTCGATGGCCGGTATCAGTACGGCGGGCCGGTCCGCAGCAGCGCCGCCCTGACCATGACGGCCTCTGCGGGCGAAATCTGGTATACGACGGACGGGAGCGATCCTCGGGTTCCGGGCTCGGGCGGAGGGTCGGGGACGGAGATGACGCTGGTGCCGGAGGAGGCGGCCAAGCGGGTGACGGTGCCGACGGGGCCGGTGGACAGCGCCTGGCGTGGGGGCGCGGCCTTCGACGATTCGGCCTGGATCGGCGGCACGGGCGGCGTCGGGTACGAACGCAGCACGGGGTACGAGCCGTACTTCCAGATCGATCTTCTGGACGCCATGTACGGCGTCAATTCGAGCTGCTACATCCGCATCCCGTTCGAGGTCGCCGCCTCCGATCTGGCGGACCTGTCTTCTCTGGTCTTGAAGGCGCGATACGACGACGGGTTCATCGCGTACATCAACGGGGTGGAGGCCTGCCGGATGATGTTCGACGGATCGCCGACCTGGAACTCGTCGGCGACGGCCAACCATTCGGACCTCGACGCGGTGGAACTGGAGCCGTTCAACGCCTCGGCGGCGTTGGGGGCGCTTCGAGTGGGCCGCAACATCCTGGCGATCCAGGGCCTGAACGCCGGGTCGACGAGTTCGGACTTCCTGATCTCGGTGGAGTTGATCGCCGGCAAGGGCGGCTTGACAGCGACGCCGAGCGGGGTCTCGCCGACGGCCCTTCGCTACAGCCGTGCTTGGATGCTGGCCAGGAGCACGCCGGTGAAGGCCCGTACGCTGAGCGGGACGACGTGGAGCGCGCTGGCGGATGCGGTCTTTGCGGTCGGTCCGGTGGCCGAGGGCCTTCGGATCAGCGAGATCATGTACAATCCGATCGACCCGAACGCCGAATACGTTGAGCTGACCAACGTCGGCGACGAGACGATCAATCTGAACCTCGTGCAGTTTGCGCGGGGGATCGACTTTGCCTTCGGGGACGTCGAACTGCTGCCCGGTCATTACGTCCTGGTGGTCAGAGACCTTGCCGTCTTCGAGGCGACCTATGGCGACGGCCTGCCTGTGGCCGGTCAGTATGGGGGTCGTCTGGACAATGCGGGCGAGCGGATCGAGTTGCGGGATGCGGCCGGAGAGGTGATCTGCGATTTCCGGTATCGCGACGACTGGTATGGCATCACCGACGGTTTGGGCTTTTCGTTGACGGTGCGAGACCCAGGGGCAGAGAAGAGCCTCAACGACAAGGATGCCTGGCGTCCGAGCGCGCGGGCCGGGGGCTCGCCGGGGTTCGACGATACGGCGATCGTTCCCGATTTGGGCGCGGTGGTCATCAACGAGATCCTGACGTATCCGGGTCCGGGCGAATCGGACTGGATCGAGTTGCACAATACGACCGACGAGGCGATCGACCTCGGCGGCTGGTTCCTCAGCGACAATGCGAGCGACCTGATGCGCTACGAGATCGCCGCCGGGACTGTGCTCGAAGCGGGCGGCTATCTCGTGTTCGGTCAGGACGAGACCTTCGGCAACGCGAGCGATCCGGGCTGCCGCGTGCCGTTCGGGCTCAGCCGTAACGGGGAAACGCTCTATCTGCATTCGGGCGAGAATGGCGAGCTGACAGGCTACAGCGTGCAGGAGAAGTTCGGCGCCTCCGAGATCGGTGTCTCGCTGGGCCGGCACCACAAGAGCACCGGCGGCGTTGACTTCGTGCCGCTGAGCGTCCCGACGCCCGGTGTCGCCAACGCTGCGCCGAAGGTCGGCCCGGTGGTCATCAGCGAAATCATGTACAATCCGGTCGCACCGGACCAGGTCCAGTACGTCGAGCTGCGCAACATCAGCGGCGAACCGGTTATGTTGTACGACGAAATCCTCGGTGTCCCGTGGCGGTTCAGCGCCAACCCGGACAATCCGCAGATCGAATTGCTTTTTCCAGGCGATGAGCCTGTGATCTTGGCGCCGGGTGGATGCCTCCTGGTGGTCAAGGACATGCTGGGTTTCAGCCTCGCCTATTCGGTGTCGGATGAAGTTGCGGTTCTGGCATGGGGGCGAGGCACGCTGTCCGCCGGTGCGACGATCGAACTTGCTATGCCGGGCGCTGTTGCCGCCGATGGAGAGGTCGCCTGGATTCCCGTTGACCGCGTGGCCTACAGTGACGGCTCGCATCCGGCGGACTTGCCCGCAGGGGTCGATCCCTGGCCGGCTGAGGCCGATGGCCAGGGCTTGTGCTTGCACCGGATCGACCCGATGGCCTACGGCAACGACCCGGCCAACTGGCAGGCGGCGCCTCCCGGTCCTGGGGCATTGAACTGA
- a CDS encoding GreA/GreB family elongation factor: MLDPVPISKTGFNKLKEELDRLEKELTVVLRDVAAARELGDLKENGAYIYGRERQGFLVGQINELKGKINRSDIVDCTQAQTDHAAFGTVVTLLDLDTNAKVTYQLLGPDEADLDTKGLSIHSPVGQAILGCSVGDTVTVTIPRGDRRLEVIDIARSDIE, translated from the coding sequence ATGCTGGACCCTGTACCGATTTCGAAAACGGGTTTCAACAAGCTGAAGGAAGAACTGGATCGGCTGGAGAAGGAGCTGACCGTCGTCTTGAGGGACGTGGCTGCCGCGCGTGAACTGGGCGATCTGAAGGAGAACGGCGCCTATATCTACGGGCGCGAGCGACAAGGCTTTCTCGTCGGGCAGATCAATGAGCTCAAGGGGAAGATCAACCGGTCGGATATCGTCGATTGCACACAGGCCCAGACCGATCATGCCGCGTTCGGCACAGTCGTGACTCTGCTCGATCTGGATACGAACGCCAAGGTGACCTACCAGTTGCTGGGTCCCGACGAGGCCGATCTCGATACCAAGGGCCTTTCGATCCACTCGCCCGTAGGACAGGCCATTCTCGGATGCTCGGTCGGAGACACGGTAACCGTAACAATCCCCCGCGGCGACCGCCGTCTCGAGGTGATAGACATCGCGAGGTCGGACATCGAATAA
- a CDS encoding cytochrome c biogenesis protein ResB, with translation MVRLKRPLLWACLIAIAALTTLSVYGAFLGADRAQAFFNSVPVAVFWGTFVALLAAGIVAFRRLLWVPSLLLMHLGCILVVLGGMWGSKPGQDFQERFLGTERISKGQMPILEGTAENRVAIADSNETKELPFSIRLRKFRIEYYEPGDLYIYSRDGGRWKLPAEAGRSQRLGRDLGMVTIQRVFRNFKMDVSGDERIAVDAPGGSNPALEVTIERPDGSTARRYVFLQRAGHNDPSDPLALTYTQSVRDYISELEVVRDNEVVASKDIEVNHPLYYGGYHFYQHKYGQNQFGDYTILMVVADSGLRIVYSGYAMLMVGIVWHFWGRPLRSALRNRRSNERDGNR, from the coding sequence ATGGTTCGATTGAAACGGCCCCTCTTGTGGGCCTGTCTGATTGCGATCGCGGCGCTGACGACCCTGTCGGTCTACGGCGCCTTCCTGGGGGCCGACCGGGCGCAGGCCTTTTTCAATTCCGTGCCGGTCGCGGTCTTCTGGGGGACGTTCGTCGCCCTGCTGGCTGCCGGAATCGTCGCCTTCCGCCGGCTGCTCTGGGTCCCGTCGCTGCTGCTGATGCACTTGGGCTGCATCCTGGTTGTGCTCGGCGGGATGTGGGGCTCGAAACCGGGACAGGACTTCCAGGAGCGGTTCCTCGGGACCGAGAGGATCTCCAAGGGCCAAATGCCCATTCTCGAAGGCACCGCCGAGAATCGCGTGGCGATCGCCGACAGCAACGAGACGAAGGAACTGCCCTTTTCCATCCGGCTGCGAAAGTTCCGCATCGAATACTACGAGCCGGGCGACCTGTACATTTACAGCCGCGACGGCGGACGATGGAAGCTGCCCGCCGAGGCCGGCCGGAGCCAGAGACTCGGCAGAGACCTCGGCATGGTGACGATCCAGCGCGTCTTTCGGAATTTCAAAATGGACGTGTCGGGCGACGAGCGGATCGCCGTCGATGCGCCGGGCGGGTCGAACCCAGCCCTGGAAGTGACGATCGAGCGGCCGGATGGCTCGACCGCAAGGCGATACGTCTTCCTCCAGCGAGCCGGACATAACGACCCCAGCGACCCGTTGGCCCTGACCTACACGCAAAGCGTCCGCGACTACATCAGCGAGTTGGAGGTCGTTCGGGACAACGAAGTGGTCGCGAGCAAAGACATCGAGGTCAATCACCCCCTGTACTATGGCGGGTATCACTTCTACCAGCACAAGTACGGGCAGAATCAGTTCGGCGACTACACGATCCTGATGGTGGTCGCGGACTCCGGACTGAGGATCGTCTACAGCGGCTATGCCATGTTGATGGTGGGCATCGTCTGGCATTTTTGGGGCCGCCCGCTCCGCTCGGCCCTGCGCAACCGCCGCTCGAATGAACGTGACGGGAACCGATAG
- a CDS encoding ABC transporter ATP-binding protein, whose product MDRPDTLDIKDVTVRLNGQTILQDFSLGLEAGQKALLTGPSGCGKSTVLRCLLGFVVPQAGSVHIAGQALTAESVWTLRRRIAYVGQEPDLGAGIVRDILERPFHYRANTALRGNLARFSELFDAFGLARSLLDKDAGDLSGGEKQRVALVSALLLDRNIFLLDEVTSALDPASKRKVIECFRSHTDTTMLFVAHDAESFPFADSVIEMQGGTA is encoded by the coding sequence ATGGATCGGCCTGACACACTCGATATCAAGGATGTGACCGTTCGGCTCAACGGACAGACGATCCTGCAGGACTTCTCGCTCGGCCTGGAGGCGGGCCAGAAGGCCCTGCTGACGGGTCCATCGGGTTGCGGCAAGTCCACCGTGCTGCGCTGCCTGCTCGGGTTCGTGGTCCCGCAGGCCGGTTCGGTCCACATCGCCGGCCAGGCCCTGACGGCCGAGAGCGTCTGGACGCTCAGACGGCGCATCGCCTACGTCGGACAGGAGCCGGACCTTGGGGCCGGCATCGTCCGCGATATTCTCGAACGGCCGTTCCACTACCGCGCCAACACCGCCTTGCGAGGCAACCTCGCCCGCTTCTCGGAGTTGTTCGATGCCTTCGGACTGGCCCGAAGCCTGCTCGACAAGGACGCCGGCGACCTGTCGGGCGGCGAGAAGCAGAGAGTGGCATTGGTCTCGGCCCTGCTGCTCGACCGCAACATCTTCCTGCTCGACGAAGTAACGTCCGCCCTGGACCCGGCGAGCAAGCGGAAGGTCATCGAGTGTTTCCGCTCGCACACGGACACAACCATGCTGTTCGTTGCGCACGATGCCGAGTCGTTCCCCTTTGCCGACTCGGTCATCGAGATGCAGGGAGGGACCGCATGA
- a CDS encoding type II secretion system protein, with protein MKTRAFTLIELLVVIAIIAVLMAILMPSLRLARDQARRVHCVSNVKTLALGWFMYKDDNDDKLVGGHTDPGNWVLRPPGNATLEQQHDAIRGGLLFPYTKNVDIYHCPADTRKQGLNVAFLTFSIPGGANGESWSGYTAAKIYGDLKRPATTYIFVEEADSRGTNIGSWQMNPGPRTWVDPVAMWHNKRSTLGFADGHGEMRTWQDQSFIEWNLTAMYTPASFTFNMTPPADEREDVDYMAENFPAKSIP; from the coding sequence ATGAAGACGAGAGCCTTCACACTGATTGAGTTGCTGGTGGTAATCGCCATCATCGCCGTATTGATGGCCATCCTGATGCCGTCGCTGCGTCTGGCACGGGACCAGGCCCGCCGGGTGCATTGCGTCAGCAACGTCAAGACGCTGGCCCTGGGTTGGTTCATGTACAAAGACGACAACGACGACAAGCTAGTCGGCGGACACACCGACCCCGGCAATTGGGTGCTCCGACCGCCAGGCAATGCAACACTGGAACAGCAGCACGACGCCATCCGCGGCGGCCTGCTGTTCCCCTATACGAAGAACGTCGACATCTACCACTGCCCGGCCGATACAAGAAAGCAGGGTCTCAATGTGGCCTTTCTGACGTTCTCCATCCCTGGCGGCGCCAATGGAGAATCCTGGAGCGGCTACACCGCCGCGAAGATCTACGGCGACCTGAAACGTCCAGCGACGACCTACATCTTTGTCGAAGAAGCGGACAGCCGCGGGACCAACATCGGGTCCTGGCAGATGAATCCGGGCCCGAGGACCTGGGTGGACCCCGTCGCCATGTGGCACAACAAGAGGAGCACGCTGGGCTTTGCCGACGGGCACGGCGAGATGCGCACCTGGCAGGACCAGAGCTTCATCGAGTGGAACCTGACGGCGATGTATACGCCTGCGTCTTTCACGTTCAACATGACGCCTCCTGCCGATGAGAGGGAGGATGTCGACTACATGGCCGAGAACTTCCCCGCCAAGTCGATCCCCTGA
- a CDS encoding ABC transporter permease, with protein MNQVVEIGVGHLAAAYLLLAFPLAIMLWYRIPMIGETVVSVVRMTLQLIFVGLYLQVVFRLNNLWLNAAWLLVMVTVADVSIVRSCSLKLSRIALPLFGALLAGTAVPLLLFVGLILQRDNLLDAQYAIPIGGMILGNCLRADIVGVRTFYESIRTGEKAFLQSLAQGALLHEATRPYARKACRAALAPTVASMTTIGLVSLPGMMTGVILGGASPAIAIKYQIAIMISIFSGTAITLALGLWLTSKTSFTPHGPLNRSIFRTT; from the coding sequence ATGAATCAGGTGGTGGAAATCGGCGTCGGACACCTGGCGGCGGCCTACCTGCTGCTGGCTTTCCCATTGGCGATCATGCTGTGGTATCGCATCCCGATGATCGGCGAGACGGTGGTGTCGGTCGTGCGCATGACGTTGCAGCTCATCTTCGTGGGCCTTTATCTCCAGGTGGTCTTCCGACTCAACAACCTGTGGCTCAACGCCGCATGGCTGCTGGTGATGGTGACGGTCGCGGATGTATCGATCGTACGGTCGTGCTCGCTGAAGCTCAGCCGGATCGCGCTGCCACTGTTCGGCGCGCTGCTGGCCGGCACCGCGGTCCCCCTGCTGCTGTTCGTCGGACTGATCCTCCAGAGGGACAACCTGCTCGACGCCCAGTACGCCATCCCCATCGGCGGCATGATTCTCGGCAACTGCCTCCGCGCCGACATCGTGGGCGTCCGCACCTTCTACGAGAGCATCCGAACGGGCGAAAAAGCCTTCCTCCAGAGTCTCGCCCAGGGGGCCCTGCTCCACGAGGCGACGCGGCCCTACGCACGGAAGGCCTGCCGGGCCGCCCTGGCCCCGACGGTAGCGTCCATGACCACCATCGGTCTGGTCTCGCTGCCCGGCATGATGACCGGCGTCATCCTCGGCGGCGCCAGCCCGGCCATCGCCATCAAGTACCAGATCGCCATCATGATCTCCATCTTCTCCGGGACCGCCATCACCCTGGCACTGGGCCTTTGGCTCACCAGCAAGACCTCCTTCACCCCCCACGGCCCCCTCAACCGATCCATCTTCCGAACCACGTAG
- a CDS encoding DUF4838 domain-containing protein, whose protein sequence is MITKTSIAWLCVIVGLLATWSPAAVTLSENGRVKATIVVAADAQPAEKHAATELATFLAQVSGGPFAVAGEPNQATANIYVGPQAAKIAQSDFSTDGLGEEGIVIRTVPNGLILAGGRTRGTLYAVYTFLEDHLGCRWWSSTESTIPSKPTVVLNDIDLRYVPVLEYREPYWFDAFDGDWAARNKCNGQGHRLRAEHGGKHIYEGFVHTFFPLIPPQKYFADHPEWFSEIDGQRKHERAQLCLTNEEMRKELVKNLRERLRNNPAATIASVSQNDWYGNCQCAACKAVEDEEESPAGLMLRFVNAVAADIEQEFPHVAISTLAYQYTRKPPKHVKPRPNVIVRLCSIECSFSKPLADERNKPFRDDIVGWSQICNRLYIWDYTTNFRHHIMPHPNLRVLGPNVKFFVDHSVKGIFEQGAYTTNGAEMAELRAWVLAKLLWDPSRNGNQLVNEFIEGYYGPAGPYINKYLATMHDAVEENGDWLGCFEKHTAKYLNFETLTKARIYLLAAEEQVKDNPELRFRVQVAQLPVMYTFMMRWTELREAAKAANAEWPMPESIRSAYDRFMEIAGKKHVTRLDEWNAGFGALEKALARAEQ, encoded by the coding sequence ATGATTACGAAGACATCGATTGCCTGGCTGTGCGTGATCGTCGGCCTGCTGGCAACCTGGAGCCCGGCGGCTGTGACGCTGTCGGAGAACGGCCGAGTCAAGGCGACCATCGTGGTGGCTGCCGACGCACAGCCGGCGGAGAAACATGCCGCAACCGAATTGGCGACCTTCCTGGCGCAGGTCAGCGGCGGTCCGTTCGCCGTTGCCGGCGAACCGAACCAGGCCACCGCCAACATCTATGTCGGGCCGCAGGCCGCCAAGATCGCGCAGAGCGACTTCTCGACCGACGGACTGGGCGAGGAAGGGATCGTCATCCGAACGGTCCCGAACGGCCTGATCCTGGCCGGCGGCCGGACCCGAGGGACGCTGTACGCGGTCTACACGTTTCTCGAAGACCACCTTGGCTGCCGGTGGTGGTCGTCCACAGAGAGCACCATTCCATCGAAACCCACGGTCGTCCTGAACGACATCGACCTCCGCTACGTCCCGGTCCTCGAATACCGCGAGCCCTACTGGTTCGACGCCTTCGACGGCGATTGGGCCGCTCGAAACAAGTGCAACGGCCAGGGACATCGGCTCCGGGCCGAGCACGGCGGCAAGCACATCTACGAGGGCTTCGTGCATACGTTCTTCCCCTTGATCCCGCCGCAGAAGTATTTCGCCGACCATCCCGAATGGTTCAGCGAGATCGACGGCCAGCGCAAACACGAGCGCGCTCAGCTCTGCCTGACCAACGAGGAGATGCGAAAGGAACTCGTCAAGAACCTGCGGGAGCGGCTGCGCAACAACCCGGCGGCGACCATCGCCTCGGTCTCGCAGAACGACTGGTACGGCAACTGCCAGTGCGCCGCGTGCAAAGCCGTCGAAGACGAAGAGGAAAGCCCCGCCGGCCTGATGCTGCGTTTCGTCAACGCGGTGGCCGCCGACATCGAGCAGGAGTTCCCCCACGTCGCGATCAGCACGCTGGCGTATCAGTACACCCGCAAGCCCCCCAAGCACGTCAAGCCGCGTCCCAACGTCATCGTCCGGCTCTGCAGCATCGAGTGCTCGTTCAGCAAGCCCCTGGCCGACGAGCGGAACAAGCCCTTCCGCGACGACATCGTCGGCTGGTCGCAGATCTGCAACCGGCTCTACATCTGGGACTACACGACAAACTTCCGCCATCACATCATGCCGCATCCCAATCTGCGTGTGCTCGGCCCCAACGTGAAGTTCTTCGTCGATCACAGCGTCAAGGGCATCTTCGAGCAGGGCGCCTACACCACCAACGGCGCCGAGATGGCCGAGTTGCGGGCGTGGGTCCTGGCCAAGCTGTTGTGGGATCCCAGCCGCAACGGCAATCAACTCGTCAACGAATTCATCGAAGGCTACTATGGGCCGGCCGGGCCCTATATCAACAAGTACCTGGCTACCATGCACGACGCCGTCGAGGAAAACGGCGACTGGCTCGGCTGCTTCGAAAAGCACACGGCCAAGTACCTGAACTTCGAGACGCTGACGAAGGCGAGGATCTACCTGCTGGCCGCTGAGGAGCAGGTCAAGGACAACCCGGAACTGCGATTCCGCGTCCAGGTGGCCCAATTGCCCGTGATGTACACCTTCATGATGCGATGGACCGAGCTGCGTGAGGCCGCAAAGGCCGCCAACGCCGAGTGGCCCATGCCGGAATCGATCCGCAGCGCCTACGACCGCTTCATGGAAATCGCCGGCAAGAAACACGTCACCCGGCTCGATGAATGGAATGCGGGATTCGGCGCCCTGGAAAAGGCCCTGGCCCGCGCGGAGCAGTAG
- the ccsA gene encoding cytochrome c biogenesis protein CcsA has product MAIKYTLQGLLIYLTIAAFLAAFVSTVARRRTAGQWFFTLGFCISLASYAYRWIDGRHVPLQNLFEVFLCLGLVCYPISLLSRRGLRIGGQWADMLIAAIVLFPAGFVFHAEQQHLPPALQSWLFVPHVAVYMLGYILMAMAAARAAIQLATANQLISGKILPFEQATYELIALGFPLLTLGLILGSIWGKRAWGDYWGWDPKELWSLASWLVYAGYFHWRYMFGKKHPRINSLWAITGMAVIIITLLWVNLSRLFPGLHSYAT; this is encoded by the coding sequence ATGGCGATCAAATACACCCTCCAGGGCCTTCTGATCTATCTGACCATCGCCGCCTTTCTCGCCGCGTTCGTCTCCACCGTCGCGCGCCGGAGGACGGCCGGACAGTGGTTCTTCACCCTCGGCTTCTGTATCAGTCTGGCATCGTACGCCTACCGCTGGATCGACGGCCGCCACGTTCCGCTGCAGAACCTCTTCGAGGTGTTCCTCTGCCTGGGCCTGGTCTGCTATCCAATCTCGCTGCTGAGCCGCAGGGGTCTGCGGATCGGCGGTCAGTGGGCCGACATGCTGATCGCGGCCATTGTGCTTTTCCCGGCGGGTTTCGTGTTCCACGCCGAGCAGCAGCACCTGCCCCCGGCCCTGCAAAGCTGGCTGTTCGTCCCGCACGTGGCGGTCTATATGCTCGGCTACATCCTCATGGCCATGGCCGCCGCACGGGCGGCCATCCAGCTCGCCACTGCCAACCAGCTCATATCAGGCAAGATCCTGCCCTTCGAGCAGGCGACGTACGAGCTGATCGCCCTGGGCTTTCCGCTGCTGACGCTGGGCCTGATCCTGGGCAGCATCTGGGGCAAGCGGGCCTGGGGTGACTACTGGGGCTGGGACCCAAAAGAACTCTGGTCGCTCGCCTCGTGGCTGGTCTACGCGGGGTACTTCCACTGGCGGTACATGTTCGGAAAGAAACACCCGCGCATCAACAGCCTGTGGGCAATTACGGGAATGGCTGTTATCATAATTACGCTGCTGTGGGTCAATCTGTCCCGTCTTTTTCCGGGCCTGCACAGCTATGCGACATGA